One genomic region from Bufo bufo chromosome 3, aBufBuf1.1, whole genome shotgun sequence encodes:
- the LOC120994102 gene encoding olfactory receptor 52K1-like, whose amino-acid sequence MADAMNSSMVHYSHHEFILLGFPGFRESQRLLFIPFFLIYVVILVANIIIIHTVRMESSLHAPMYILISLLSAVNICGTTTIVPKMLLSFLFHQNHISLVGCLTQMFFIYFIILLDCNILLMMALDRYIAICKPLHYSNIMTKHNLLFLTMAALVRSVSFVCPVIYLASRIDFCNSNIIHHFACEHMALLSLACGNITKNKLVGLILRVFSIIFDMSFLSTSYGSIMRAALTISTGALKHKSLHTCGTHILVILIVYFFSLSSSIVYRVSHSVSQDTHNLLSAIYLLIPALINPIIYGLRTTEIRHRVLKLFSQKIIFINQVKTVC is encoded by the coding sequence ATGGCTGATGCTATGAACAGCTCTATGGTCCATTATTCTCATCATGAATTCATCCTGTTGGGATTTCCCGGCTTCCGTGAATCTCAACGCCTCTTGTTCATCCCATTTTTTCTCATCTATGTTGTGATCTTGGTcgccaacatcatcatcatccatacGGTGCGGATGGAAAGCTCCCTGCATGCTCCTATGTATATTCTCATCTCCTTGTTGAGTGCCGTGAACATCTGCGGCACGACTACCATAGTTCCAAAGATGCTCCTCAGTTTCCTCTTCCATCAGAATCACATTTCGCTGGTTGGATGTTTGACTCAAATGTTCTTCATTTACTTCATCATCCTGCTGGACTGCAATATCCTGCTGATGATGGCCCTGGATCGATATATTGCGATCTGTAAACCACTGCATTATTCTAACATAATGACCAAGCACAACTTGCTCTTCCTGACCATGGCAGCACTGGTACGCAGCGTGTCCTTTGTATGTCCTGTCATCTACCTCGCTTCCCGGATAGACTTCTGCAACTCAAATATCATTCACCATTTTGCTTGTGAGCACATGGCACTGCTAAGCTTGGCTTGtggtaacatcaccaaaaataaaCTGGTGGGGTTGATCCTGAGGGTCTTCTCTATTATATTCGACATGAGCTTCCTCTCCACCTCCTATGGCAGTATCATGAGGGCAGCGTTGACCATTTCCACCGGTGCTCTGAAGCACAAGTCCCTACACACATGTGGGACACACATCCTTGTCATCCTGATCGTCTACTTCTTCAGTCTGTCATCATCCATTGTCTACAGGGTGTCTCATTCAGTGTCTCAAGATACACACAATCTTCTGTCTGCCATCTATCTACTCATTCCTGCCCTGATCAATCCAATTATTTATGGTCTAAGGACCACAGAGATCAGACATCGTGTATTGAAACTGTTCAGCCAGAAAATCATATTTATCAACCAGGTAAAAACTGTGTGTTAA